The following coding sequences are from one Eucalyptus grandis isolate ANBG69807.140 chromosome 11, ASM1654582v1, whole genome shotgun sequence window:
- the LOC104425994 gene encoding SNAP25 homologous protein SNAP33: MFSSKRSPVKVAKHNSAESGYVDSSRSNPFDSDDEFDNKKVPNSSKRMASEPDLTQNSRNSLFDGYEEKGVSSSSHSNSLNSAARSKYRNDFHDSGGLQNQSVQELENYAVYKAEETTESVNNCLKIAEGIREDATKTLVTLHQQGEQLTRTHMAAADIDHDLSRGEKLLGNLGGMFSKTWKPKKNRPISGPVIMREDVQRKGNHLEQREKLGLTSATKHQSNSRTPPPEPTNAIEKVEVEKVKQDDALSDLSDLLGELKGMAVDMGSEIERQNKALDHFDVDADELGYRVKQAGQRGRRLLGK; encoded by the exons ATGTTTAGTTCAAAGAGATCTCCTGTGAAGGTTGCTAAGCATAACTCTGCTGAATCTGGGTACGTGGATTCTTCTAGATCCAACCCATTTGATTCTGACGATGAGTTTGATAATAAGAAGGTGCCCAATTCCTCTAAAAGGATGGCTTCTGAGCCTGACCTGACTCAGAATTCCCGCAATAGTCTCTTTGATGGTTATGAGGAGAAAGGGGTCTCTTCTTCATCACATTCAAATTCCCTTAACTCTGCTGCCAGAAGTAAGTATAGAAATGATTTCCATGACTCGGGGGGATTGCAGAACCAATCTGTACAAGAATTGGAGAACTATGCAGTTTACAAGGCTGAGGAGACTACGGAGAGCGTCAATAATTGCTTGAAAATAGCAGAGGGCATAAGGGAGGATGCAACCAAGACTTTAGTCACCTTGCATCAGCAGGGTGAGCAACTCACCAGAACACACATGGCTGCCGCCGATATTGACCATGATCTTAGCCGG GGAGAGAAGCTTCTGGGAAATCTTGGTGGCATGTTCTCAAAAACATGGAAGCCAAAGAAGAACCGTCCAATATCAGGCCCTGTAATCATGAGAG AGGATGTGCAGAGGAAGGGCAACCACCTGGAGCAGAGGGAGAAGCTGGGTTTGACTAGTGCAACTAAGCATCAATCTAACTCACGGACGCCGCCTCCCGAGCCAACAAATGCAATAGAGAAAGTTGAG GTTGAAAAAGTGAAACAGGATGATGCTCTGTCAGATTTAAGTGATCTTTTAGGTGAGCTAAAGGGAATGGCTGTTGACATGGGCTCCGAAATTGAGAG GCAAAACAAAGCTCTGGATCATTTCGATGTCGATGCAG
- the LOC104425995 gene encoding uncharacterized protein LOC104425995, with product MEGDPEFKHVCKLCSKSFPCGRSLGGHMRSHPTNSSPAEMDEKQLSLNTKKLSSSISSTGALTPTNSNNGGYGLRENPKKTWRLSELSEDTSLHEKLCRECGQRFNSWEALFGHMKRHSEKERVPADNSLEDRDSRTSDDRKLAMDSESDGEVIITNRRRRSERRKRYIVTTATASSSLSFANAPSCVSEIEQEQEEVAMCLMMLSRDVVGHNRGALDFVAESSDNRSRSDVKNLSSDPKKVLKLEKVKENNCESGSLGRGELPLLDQSKTELSSSGKSSRNRSGMDNSNEIHKFKAKNKSKREVPELSVAKDSAEAAGFDRIQKKSFECDKSKRKFSDCDDPELRVKSLKKLTDGFPESGKVLDCREKSKFECTICNKIFHSYQALGGHKASHNKTKENSAARKERLANRVAAEVSPAPIGNSHDKLVKSCKIEKGNADGMTHLSGQKVEDFNGLNKCKKQHECPVCLKIFSSGQALGGHKRSHLLPTNARSLVITKPIPEIRDFLDLNLPAPAEDHKNHQQDEEEEEEEEEGSSHVSFSSWWVGSNPNNHVALTGLNC from the coding sequence ATGGAAGGAGATCCGGAATTCAAGCATGTGTGCAAATTATGCAGCAAGAGCTTTCCTTGTGGTAGATCCTTGGGAGGTCACATGAGGTCTCATCCGACAAACAGTAGTCCAGCTGAAATGGATGAGAAGCAGCTCAGCCTCAACACAAAGAAGCTCTCATCATCCATAAGTAGCACTGGTGCTCTCACTCCCACGAACAGCAATAACGGTGGTTATGGCCTGAGGGAGAATCCCAAGAAAACATGGAGGCTTTCTGAACTGAGCGAAGACACTTCACTTCATGAGAAGCTCTGCAGAGAGTGTGGACAAAGGTTCAATTCTTGGGAAGCCCTTTTTGGCCACATGAAGCGACACTCGGAGAAGGAGAGAGTTCCCGCAGACAACAGCTTGGAGGATCGAGATTCGAGGACTAGCGATGATCGGAAGTTGGCTATGGACAGCGAATCGGATGGTGAAGTCATCATCACAAATCGAAGGAGGCGATCggagaggagaaagaggtaCATCGTCACAACTGCTACggcttcttcatctttatcttttgcCAATGCTCCTTCTTGTGTTTCCGAAATtgagcaagaacaagaagaggTGGCCATGTGCTTGATGATGCTCTCTAGGGATGTGGTTGGTCATAATAGAGGTGCTTTAGATTTTGTTGCTGAGTCATCTGACAATAGAAGTAGGAGTGACGTTAAGAATCTGTCCTCCGATCCTAAGAAAGTTTTGAAGTTGGAGAAAGTGAAAGAGAACAATTGTGAGTCTGGTTCTTTAGGACGTGGTGAATTGCCTCTGCTGGATCAATCAAAAACAGAACTTTCTTCTTCGGGGAAAAGTTCAAGAAACAGGTCCGGGATGGACAATTCGAATGAAATTCACAAGTTTAAGGCCAAAAACAAATCGAAGCGTGAGGTTCCTGAGCTTAGCGTGGCGAAGGATTCGGCCGAGGCAGCCGGGTTTGATCGGATCCAGAAGAAGTCCTTCGAGTGCGACAAAAGTAAGAGGAAATTCTCTGACTGTGATGATCCCGAGTTGAGGGTCAAATCCTTGAAGAAATTAACTGATGGTTTTCCGGAATCTGGGAAGGTCCTAGATTGTCGTGAAAAGAGCAAATTCGAGTGTACTATCTGCAACAAGATTTTCCACTCTTACCAAGCTCTGGGAGGCCATAAAGCTAGCCACAACAAAACCAAGGAAAACTCTGCTGCCAGGAAAGAAAGACTCGCGAACAGGGTAGCAGCTGAAGTTTCGCCTGCCCCAATCGGTAACAGCCATGATAAGCTCGTGAAATCATGCAAAATTGAGAAGGGAAATGCCGATGGCATGACTCATTTGTCTGGTCAGAAAGTTGAGGATTTTAATGGGTTGAACAAGTGCAAGAAGCAGCACGAGTGTCCGGTTTGCCTCAAGATCTTCTCATCAGGCCAAGCTTTGGGTGGTCACAAAAGATCTCATTTACTGCCTACAAACGCTCGGTCCCTTGTCATTACAAAACCGATCCCGGAAATTCGGGACTTCCTGGATCTCAACCTGCCAGCTCCAGCAGAAGACCATAAAAACCATCAacaagacgaagaagaagaagaagaagaagaagaaggtagcAGCCATGTCAGCTTCAGTTCATGGTGGGTGGGAAGCAACCCCAACAATCATGTGGCTCTCACTGGTCTCAACTGCTGA